A portion of the Chaetodon trifascialis isolate fChaTrf1 chromosome 7, fChaTrf1.hap1, whole genome shotgun sequence genome contains these proteins:
- the LOC139333974 gene encoding otoancorin-like, with protein MDSDDYDALLWAAKSAVQGMPSTRMNLPIKPARKRVKMILKMLLKLYESTSEAQRTKVVQWAKQQITENDFNCTMRPSSDSRLKLMQRCKPSVKWLSMDALIMIGPYLSHLQPKDVDSSPNEKLCEFYNSTKFKSALKMVTKMNPSLAKRFIGRFQECFSGKREFAEHLDKLGALACHYDAAPDLSPDLSRKLLSELNKCDDRDNPRIKMMKKRLIKAVMSNSNATQALQELGSSVTLLSPSHLPPLSVNDLKILGSTMPWTQGQLRALVKKQLGHGKCKKLLGEELVALQSVAAGLPSCVLKLVKSKEILHDAEALKNISKQMKKGQLKAMLQGLWKDVDPSELVQKLAGPLLRRVSLIKLAKANITSLDQLENKTWSRSQAAYLAKKMYDLKHLHDGTYRRLHSVLQGITCKMIEKVADSDVQDMSQALAETPQWLSKVQAGCAARKFFWTLEKKRADYFKSISGKEIDEIPTLLLVHLNPQKVKDLPDSVCPDFLEKMEEANLNLLPLRGPSRPALTKRALLCLANGTDLSKLTTEDLSRLGPLLCELQPSQLRLMAPDVLASSLRAMASCVHIPQRHRADLIRLVYQTFGNTSDWSDETMEELGPLILLDDDATSALPNKPWMKDVLYFLKLRLPRISNALKKKIFNLITNSANAALTTSSDNSTSYGNNSSSGNSGSINGTDSNATVSGRSRSSNSGTISTKVPTAEVIEELGQGNVYWTFAELDRMSTQTFLDTEETLGIVSDYSTDQLAVLSRKATEALGPVSNMTESAVSQLGCVIQGFSNADLEKLALSLDALEDIAHCGWKESQMEALWKGVAKYNNLTAQQLGAAEMVALSRFICGLNASEIGQLNVDAFKDAVGSMEGLQCSFQATQQLKRLAVLAFGEPRTWTEARVADLDNIIAGLDANELASLDPSVLPFLSQSCIPLIPPSNFAALSGAQLEALGPDNAATVTSQQRAALTDEQLASLENAITGSRAQKQTPEQSGAPSLSVEGISAFMKPLLFLLTGFLLL; from the exons atGGATTCGGATGACTATGACGCACTGCTGTGGGCTGCCAAATCTGCGGTGCAGGGCATGCCTTCCACAAGAATGAACCTTCCCATCAAACCAGCTCgcaaaagagtgaaaatgat ATTGAAGATGCTGCTGAAGTTGTATGAGTCCACATCTGAGGCCCAAAGAACTAAGGTGGTACAGTGGGCAAAACAGCAGATCACCGAGAACGACTTCAACTGTACAATGAGGCCATCATCTGACTCAAGATTAA AGCTGATGCAGCGCTGCAAACCTTCAGTGAAATGGCTGAGCATGGATGCGCTGATCATGATTGGACCATACCTCTCTCATTTACAACCCAAAGATGTTGATTCTTCTCCGAATGAAAAG CTGTGTGAATTTTACAACTCAACCAAGTTCAAATCTGCCTTGAAAATGGTCACCAAGATGAACCCCAGTCTGGCCAAGAGGTTTATTGGAAGATTTCAAGAGTGCTTCAGTGGAAAGAGGGAGTTTGCAGAGCATTTGGACAA GCTCGGCGCACTGGCTTGTCATTATGATGCTGCTCCAGACTTGAGTCCTGACCTCAGCAGGAAACTCCTCTCTGAACTTAACAAGTGCGATGACCGCGACAACCCCAGAATCAAAATG ATGAAGAAGCGCCTTATCAAGGCTGTGATGTCAAATTCAAATGCTACTCAAGCACTACAGGAGCTGGGCAGCAGTGTTACCTTGTTGTCTCCCTCTCATCTGCCCCCGCTCTCTGTCAATGATCTCAAAATCCTGGGATCCACTATGCCATGGACGCAGGGCCAGCTGCGCGCCCTGGTCAAGAAACAGCTGGGTCATGGGAAG TGTAAAAAGCTGTTGGGTGAGGAGCTGGTAGCCCTTCAGTCAGTTGCAGCGGGTTTGCCAAGCTGTGTGCTCAAGCTAGTCAAATCCAAGGAGATTTTGCACGATGCAGAGGCCCTGAAGAACATCTCCAAGCAGATGAAGAAGGGGCAATTGAAGGCCATGCTACAGGGG CTGTGGAAGGATGTGGATCCATCAGAGCTGGTGCAGAAGCTGGCCGGCCCTTTGCTTCGCAGAGTTTCTTTAATCAAGCTGGCCAAAGCAAACATCACCTCTCTGGACCAACTGGAGAATAAAACATGGAGTCGGTCACAG GCAGCTTATCTGGCAAAGAAGATGTATGATCTAAAGCACCTGCATGATGG CACATATAGGAGGCTGCATTCAGTCCTTCAGGGCATAACCTGTAAGATGATCGAGAAAGTGGCAGACAGTGACGTGCAAGACATGTCTCAGGCCTTAGCAGAGACTCCACAGTGGCTCTCCAAAGTGCAA GCAGGATGCGCTGCCCGTAAGTTTTTTTGGACTTTGGAGAAAAAGAGAGCCGACTATTTCAAAAGCATCTCTGGGAAGGAGATAGATGAGATTCCCACATTGTTACTTGTTCATCTGAA TCCTCAAAAGGTGAAGGATTTGCCCGACTCAGTGTGTCCCGACTTCCTCGAAAAGATGGAAGAGGCCAACCTGAACTTGTTACCTCTTCGCGGCCCGTCTCGACCCGCGCTCACCAAGAGAGCTCTGCTTTGCCTGGCCAAT GGGACAGACTTATCCAAGCTGACCACTGAGGACTTGTCCAGGCTTGGACCTCTGTTGTGTGAGCTTCAGCCTTCCCAACTGCGCCTCATGGCTCCCGATGTCCTCGCCTCCAGCCTCCGGGCCATGGCTTCCTGTGTGCACATTCCTCAACGCCACAGGGCAGATCTAATTCGACTAGTGTACCAGACGTTCGG GAACAcatctgattggtcagatgAGACTATGGAGGAACTGGGTCCTCTTATCCTTTTGGATGATGATGCCACATCTGCCCTTCCCAATAAG CCTTGGATGAAAGACGTTCTCTATTTTCTGAAGTTGCGCCTGCCCCGCATCTCTAAcgcactgaaaaagaaaatcttcaaTCTCATCACCAACTCAGCAAATGCAGCACTTACAACAAGCTCAG aCAACAGTACCAGTTATGGTAACAATAGCAGCAGTGGCAACAGTGGCAGTATCAATGGGACTGACAGTAACGCCACTGTCAGTGGCAGAAGCAGGAGCAGTAACAGTGGCACTATCAGTACTAAAGTACCTACTGCAGAGGTGATTGAAGAACTGGGGCAAGGCAACGTGTACTGGACATTTGCAGAGCTCGATCGGATGTCAACCCAAACATTCCTCGACACTGAAGAGACACTCGGTATCGTCTCTGACTACAGCACAGACCAACTGGCCGTACTCAGTAGAAAAGCAACTGAG gcGTTGGGTCCAGTGTCAAACATGACTGAGAGTGCGGTGTCCCAGCTGGGGTGTGTGATTCAGGGCTTCTCTAACGCCGACCTGGAGAAGCTCGCCCTCTCACTGGACGCTCTGGAGGACATTGCCCACTGCGGCTGGAAAGAGTCACAG ATGGAGGCGCTGTGGAAGGGTGTTGCCAAATATAACAACCTGACAGCGCAGCAGCTGGGAGCAGCAGAGATGGTCGCACTGAGCCGCTTCATCTGTGGCCTGAACGCCAGCGAGATCGGACAGCTCAACGTGGACGCCTTCAA ggACGCTGTGGGCTCAATGGAGGGCCTTCAGTGCTCCTTCCAGGCTACACAGCAGTTGAAAAGGCTCGCTGTGTTGGCGTTTGGAGAACCTCGCACCTGGACTGAAGCCCGAGTAGCTGACCTGGACAACATCATCG CCGGCCTGGATGCAAATGAGCTGGCTTCTTTAGACCCGTCTGTCTTGCCATTTCTCAGCCAGTCGTGCATCCCTCTCATTCCACCAAGCAACTTTGCT GCTCTCTCCGGAGCTCAGCTGGAGGCTCTTGGACCTGACAATGCTGCCACGGTAACCAGTCAACAGCGAGCTGCCTTGACAGACGAGCAGCTGGCCTCTCTTGAAAACGCCATAACGGGGTCTCGTGCCCAAAAACAAACCCCTGAACAGTCAG GAGCTCCATCGCTGAGCGTCGAGGGGATCTCCGCCTTCATGAAGCCccttctgtttctcctcacggggttcctgctgctgtga
- the znf687a gene encoding zinc finger protein 687a, with amino-acid sequence MGDMKTPDFDDLLAAFDIPDIEAIQSSPEEERDEVGANADERERGSPSCFPCPPASHSDPPVVSVIVKNTVRSESFEEEEKSVRDKTDYPSSSGLNSQVQVKFGDLASQFGPKMSADAPVDPQIAPVDPQISNGFEGSAPRDQGQSNTQPWPQRSPLRSTLKANEGDIDKGVEAGSVQHKTDVMNNLKPLLYLQSSASAGPNSSTPLTPHSVSPRLPPHSPQKEETCILSSPSSPLPQNGSIKAGLKRAMHSDEDDSEPDLGSPLVIQESPESVMSSPAKFKHRAKAQCPELLGSPENTSLVSHPLCLSSLAPAKPKPQLEEEGQPATSPPSTALQPQSPQDCPSSVSMDSASIREDKYPEHVIDERDSPESPPPCETGLVVPKRNSSPDLAQTSDLAANQKDFHHQEELMETEPKEEDGPGDTEEQSEKEAADVGNLNEESSADGAGEPAAAQAAERAAPPLRPLKVKIKMRTGSIVRTVSGATRKRSGKATSKGVDSSKPSSEQHNTRSRRELPQQSQMPAMATPQGGTCPVKDKTAVNLKPKVSPTAVNITKTAALPSVSVSFPRVGPGGISPRGLGPKSLNSGMTLPVPSPLLHPQSSSRPASIVNSTGAIISKSQTNLVEAFNKILNNKNLLPSYKPDLSSPLPAEWGLCLPAQGFRCLECGDSFALEQSLVRHYARRSLRIEVTCNHCAKRLAFFNKCSLLLHAREHKERGLIMQCSHLVMKPVSVEQMIGQQESVAVGGPSPSLLSSSSSFLGQVAPNTTPQPHKAVSKKKAEAVQYVSTKCPECQVQFSSKEGVAEHFQEIQPEQTASCTECSPPMLLPNSCSAAAHQRIHQGCPPHVCPECGGTAEQPLLKTHLDETCLHFARRIGYRCSSCLVVFGGLNSVKLHIQQAHCDMFHKCPSCPMAFKSAPSIQNHISAQHPTLTEGQTMLIYKCVMCDTVFTNKALLHIHFDTHLTNQKVHVFKCPECTKLFSQRSSLLDHFKNHKTPKLKRELPSSSAASSRSRPSLTLKSSDGEEWMDEDKEEKVKTERMKTPSGWKCAPCHARFTGREDYITHMAEQHGKTLKKFPCNKCESSFTTTSSLRRHIRDKHKVMSRGFRCQFCSEGKKTFSSRAMLDRHIQLRHSMDTKSQDTLMGGGDEADSSSEQDSNLGARRRRRTAVKMEQDEASTDGVSPVKKSQSSSAPASYTLPESGFRCAPCGFSTEDQASFLEHIVQHRRGGTEGAGQQCLQCGACFTSVSSLSRHRFITHKVRNAYNDSQQSLNVHPAPSPGNSRNHDEKSSLDGSAPASPSSQGMEEEATLTCKVCRRQFEKASDLNTHFRTHGMAFISARNAGKTT; translated from the exons ATGGGGGACATGAAGACCCCAGACTTTGATGATTTGCTGGCAGCTTTTGACATTCCTGACATCGAAGCTATTCAGTCAAGTCCGGAGGAGGAACGAGATGAGGTGGGGGCTaatgcagatgagagagagagggggtctCCCTCATGCTTCCCCTGCCCTCCGGCCTCACATAGTGATCCCCCTGTGGTCAGTGTTATTGTGAAAAACACAGTGCGGTCTGAGTCttttgaggaggaagagaagtcTGTCAGGGATAAAACAGACTATCCCTCAAGCAGTGGCTTGAACTCTCAGGTTCAGGTCAAGTTTGGTGATCTCGCCTCACAGTTTGGCCCCAAAATGTCTGCTGATGCCCCTGTGGATCCCCAGATTGCACCCGTGGATCCCCAGATTTCCAATGGCTTTGAGGGATCTGCTCCTAGGGATCAGGGACAGTCTAACACACAGCCATGGCCCCAGCGTTCACCTCTGAGGTCCACACTGAAAGCAAATGAGGGTGACATCGATAAAGGAGTTGAAGCTGGATCAGTCCAGCACAAGACTGATGTCATGAACAATTTGAAGCCCCTCCTCTACCTCCAGTCTTCGGCGAGTGCCGGTCCCAACTCCTCAACTCCTCTCACCCCACACTCTGTCAGTCCTCGCCTTCCTCCTCACTCCCCACAAAAGGAGGAAACTTGTATCCTCAGTAGCCCATCTTCCCCTTTACCACAAAATGGGAGTATCAAGGCTGGACTTAAGCGTGCTATGCACTCAGATGAAGATGACTCAGAGCCAGATTTAGGAAGTCCACTGGTGATCCAGGAAAGCCCAGAATCTGTAATGTCCTCACCTGCAAAAtttaaacacagagcaaaagCACAGTGCCCTGAGCTGCTTGGATCTCCTGAAAACACATCTCTTGTTTCtcatcctctttgtctctcttctctggCACCTGCAAAACCTAAACCCCAACTTGAGGAAGAGGGCCAACCTGCCACCTCACCTCCCTCCACAGCCCTTCAGCCACAGAGTCCTCAGGACTGCCCCTCCTCTGTCAGTATGGACTCTGCATCAATCCGAGAGGATAAATACCCAGAGCATGTGATTGATGAGAGGGACTCGCCTGAGAGCCCGCCGCCCTGTGAGACAGGTCTTGTAGTCCCCAAGAGAAACAGCAGCCCTGATTTGGCCCAAACATCAGATCTAGCAGCAAACCAGAAGGACTTCCATCATCAAGAGGAGCTCATGGAAACTGAGCCCAAAGAGGAGGACGGGCCGGGTGACACTGAGGAGCAGAGTGAAAAGGAGGCTGCAGATGTAGGAAATTTAAATGAGGAGAGCTCTGCTGATGGAGCTGGGGAACCTGCGGCTGCTCaagctgcagagagagctgcACCTCCGTTGCGTCCCCTGAAAGTTAAAATCAAAATGCGTACAGGCAGCATCGTAAGGACTGTGAGTGGTGCCACACGTAAAAGAAGTGGAAAAGCCACTTCCAAAGGTGTGGATAGTTCAAAACCTTCCTCAGAACAACATAACACAAGATCCAGGAGGGAGCTACCACAGCAATCTCAGATGCCTGCAATGGCGACGCCCCAGGGAGGAACCTGCCCAGTCAAAGACAAAACCGCAGTTAACCTCAAGCCCAAAGTTTCCCCCACAGCTGTTAACATCACTAAAACTGCAGCCCTgccctccgtctctgtctcctttCCCAGAGTCGGCCCAGGTGGGATCAGCCCTCGCGGCCTGGGTCCGAAAAGTTTGAACAGCGGGATGACGCTTCCCGTACCTTCACCTCTGCTCCATCCTCAAAGTAGCAGCAGACCAGCCTCTATAGTTAATAGCACAGGGGCAATCATATCCAAGAGTCAGACCAACCTGGTAGAAGCTTTCAACAAGATCCTCAACAACAAGAACCTGCTGCCCAGCTATAAACCAGATCTGAGCTCACCTCTTCCTGCAGAGTGGGGCCTTTGTCTACCTGCACAG GGTTTCCGCTGTCTAGAGTGCGGTGATTCCTTCGCCCTGGAACAGAGTTTGGTTCGACACTACGCCCGCCGCTCACTGAGGATTGAGGTGACCTGTAATCACTGCGCCAAGCGGTTGGCCTTCTTTAACAAGTGCAGCCTGCTTTTACACGCCAGAGAGCACAAGGAGAGAGGTTTGATCATGCAGTGTTCACACCTGGTGATGAAACCCGTCTCTGTGGAGCAGATGATCGGCCAGCAGGAATCTGTGGCAGTCG GTGGGCCCTCTCCATCACTTctgtcatcctcttcatccttcttAGGCCAGGTCGCCCCAAACACAACACCCCAGCCACACAAAGCAGTATCCAAGAAGAAAGCAGAAGCAGTGCAGTACGTCAGTACTAAGTGTCCTGAGTGTCAGGTTCAATTCAGCAGCAAAGAAGGGGTGGCCGAGCATTTCCAAGAAATCCAGCCAGAACAAACCGCT tCATGCACAGAGTGTTCTCCTCCCATGCTCCTGCCCAacagctgcagtgcagcagctcaTCAGCGCATCCACCAAGGCTGCCCACCACACGTCTGCCCGGAGTGCGGGGGCACGGCCGAGCAGCCACTCTTAAAAACACACCTGGACGAGACCTGTTTGCATTTTGCACGCCGCATTGGATACAG atgtTCCAGCTGCCTGGTGGTGTTTGGAGGACTGAACTCAGTGAAGCTTCACATTCAGCAGGCTCATTGTGATATGTTCCACAAATGCCCCAGCTGCCCCATGGCTTTCAAGTCTGCTCCCAGCATACAGAACCACATCAGTGCCCAACATCCAACGCTCACTGAAGGACAGACCAT GTTGATCTATAAATGTGTCATGTGTGACACCGTTTTCACAAACAAGGCCCTGCTGCACATCCACTTTGACACTCATTTAACCAATCAGAAGGTGCACGTGTTTAAATGCCCTGAATGCACCAAGTTGTTTTCTCAGAGGAGTTCTCTGCTGGACCACTTCAAG AACCATAAGACTCCCAAGTTAAAACGCGAGTTGCCTTCAtcctcagctgcttcctctcGTTCACGTCCTTCGTTGACGTTGAAGAGCTCAGATGGGGAGGAGTGGATGGATGAAGATAaagaagagaaagtgaagacAGAAAGGATGAAGACCCCCTCAGGGTGGAAGTGTGCGCCTTGCCACGCGCGCTTCACAGGCCGGGAAGACTACATCACCCATATGGCTGAGCAGCACGGCAAG ACTTTGAAGAAGTTTCCTTGTAACAAGTGTGAGAGCTCCTTCACCACCACCTCCAGTCTGAGACGTCACATCAGGGATAAACACAAAGTCATGAGTCGTGGCTTTCGCTGCCA gttctGTAGTGAGGGTAAgaaaacattcagcagcagagcgaTGTTGGACAGGCATATTCAGCTGAGACACAGCATGGACACAAAAAGCCAGGACACACTGATG GGAGGTGGAGATGAGGCCGACAGTTCCTCAGAACAGGACAGCAATTTGGGGGCTCGCCGGAGACGGAGGACAGCTGTGAAGATGGAGCAGGATGAAGCGTCCACAGATGGAGTGAGTCCAGTGAAGAAGTCGcagtcctcctctgctccagcctCCTACACCCTTCCCGAGTCTGGGTTCCGTTGTGCCCCCTGCGGCTTCTCCACAGAGGACCAGGCGTCCTTCCTGGAGCACATCGTCCAGCACCGGCGAGGAGGCACGGAGGGCGCCGGTCAGCAGTGCCTACAGTGCGGCGCCTGCTTCACATCCGTGTCCTCCCTGtcgcgccatcgcttcatcACCCACAAAGTGAGGAACGCATACAATGACAGCCAGCAGTCCCTCAATGTGCACCCAGCACCTTCACCTGGCAACAGCAGGAACCATGATGAGAAGAGTTCTCTCGATGGTTCTGCACCAGCATCGCCCTCCTCTcaggggatggaggaggaggccacACTGACCTGTAAGGTGTGCCGCAGACAGTTTGAAAAGGCATCAGATCTGAACACGCACTTCAGAACTCATGGAATGGCTTTTATCAGCGCAAGGAACGCAGGAAAAACTACCTAA
- the LOC139333677 gene encoding 26S proteasome non-ATPase regulatory subunit 4-like isoform X2, protein MVLESTMVCVDNSEYMRNGDFLPTRLQAQQDAVNIVCHSKTRSNPENNVGLITMANNCEVLTTLTPDTGRILSKLHAVQPRGNISFCTGIRVAHLALKHRQGKNHKMRIIAFVGSPVEDNEKELVKMAKRLKKEKVNVDVINFGEEEMNTEKLTTFINTLNGKEGAGSHLVTVPPGPSLADALLSSPILAGEGGAVLGLGASDFEFGVDPSADPELALALRVSMEEQRQRQEDEARRAAVASAAEAGISSPAADESEDALLKMSVPLTDSSTPALPDFSRMTEDEQIAYALQMSMQGAGAEFGAEDMDTGADMDSSKAKDEEDYDVMQDPEFLQSVLENLPGVDPNNEAIRNAMGSLASQTGSKSDTKKDEEKKK, encoded by the exons ATGGTGCTTGAAAGTACTATGGTCTG tGTGGACAACAGTGAGTACATGCGCAATGGAGACTTTCTGCCCACCAGGCTGCAGGCTCAACAGGATGCAGTTAATATTGTTTGTCACTCCAAGACCCGCAGCAACCCTGAAAACAACGTGGGTCTCATCACCATGGCAAA CAACTGTGAGGTGCTGACCACACTGACTCCTGACACGGGCAGGATACTGTCCAAGCTGCATGCTGTGCAGCCTCGTGGAAACATCAGCTTCTGCACCGGCATCAGGGTGGCACAT tTGGCGCTGAAACACAGACAAGGCAAAAACCACAAGATGCGCATTATTGCTTTTGTTGGCAGCCCAGTGGAGGACAACGAAAAAGAA CTGGTCAAAATGGCGAAGCGTCTGAAGAAGGAAAAGGTCAATGTGGATGTTATTAACTTTGGAGAGGAG GAGATGAACACAGAGAAGCTGACGACCTTCATCAACACACTGAATGGCAAAGAGGGTGCAGGCTCCCACCTGGTCACAGTGCCTCCAGGCCCCAGTCTGGCTGATGCCCTGCTGTCTTCACCCATCCTGGCTGGAGAGGGAGGTGCAGTGTTGGGCCTGGGTGCCAGTGACTTTGAGTTTGGAGTGGATCCCAGTGCAGACCCAGAGCTGGCCTTG GCTCTGCGGGTATCCatggaggagcagagacaaCGGCAGGAGGATGAGGCTCGCAGAGCTGCTGTTGCATCAGCTGCTGAAGCTGGcatttcctctcctgctgcagatG AGTCTGAAGATGCCCTGTTGAAGATGTCTGTTCCCCTCACAGACTCATCCACACCTGCTCTACCAGACTTCAGCCGCATGACAGAGGATGAACAGATCGCCTATGCTCTGCAGATGTCCATGCAGGGAGCAGGAGCAG AGTTTGGTGCTGAGGACATGGACACAGGAGCTGACATGGACTCCAGCAAGGCTAAG GATGAAGAGGACTACGATGTCATGCAGGATCCAGAGTTCCTCCAGAGCGTCCTGGAAAACCTTCCTGGAGTTGACCCCAACAATGAGGCCATCCGTAACGCCATGGGCTCTCTGGCTTCTCAGACTGGCTCCAAATCTGACACCaagaaggatgaggagaaaaagaaatga
- the LOC139333677 gene encoding 26S proteasome non-ATPase regulatory subunit 4-like isoform X1, translating to MVLESTMVCVDNSEYMRNGDFLPTRLQAQQDAVNIVCHSKTRSNPENNVGLITMANNCEVLTTLTPDTGRILSKLHAVQPRGNISFCTGIRVAHLALKHRQGKNHKMRIIAFVGSPVEDNEKELVKMAKRLKKEKVNVDVINFGEEEMNTEKLTTFINTLNGKEGAGSHLVTVPPGPSLADALLSSPILAGEGGAVLGLGASDFEFGVDPSADPELALALRVSMEEQRQRQEDEARRAAVASAAEAGISSPAADESEDALLKMSVPLTDSSTPALPDFSRMTEDEQIAYALQMSMQGAGAAEFGAEDMDTGADMDSSKAKDEEDYDVMQDPEFLQSVLENLPGVDPNNEAIRNAMGSLASQTGSKSDTKKDEEKKK from the exons ATGGTGCTTGAAAGTACTATGGTCTG tGTGGACAACAGTGAGTACATGCGCAATGGAGACTTTCTGCCCACCAGGCTGCAGGCTCAACAGGATGCAGTTAATATTGTTTGTCACTCCAAGACCCGCAGCAACCCTGAAAACAACGTGGGTCTCATCACCATGGCAAA CAACTGTGAGGTGCTGACCACACTGACTCCTGACACGGGCAGGATACTGTCCAAGCTGCATGCTGTGCAGCCTCGTGGAAACATCAGCTTCTGCACCGGCATCAGGGTGGCACAT tTGGCGCTGAAACACAGACAAGGCAAAAACCACAAGATGCGCATTATTGCTTTTGTTGGCAGCCCAGTGGAGGACAACGAAAAAGAA CTGGTCAAAATGGCGAAGCGTCTGAAGAAGGAAAAGGTCAATGTGGATGTTATTAACTTTGGAGAGGAG GAGATGAACACAGAGAAGCTGACGACCTTCATCAACACACTGAATGGCAAAGAGGGTGCAGGCTCCCACCTGGTCACAGTGCCTCCAGGCCCCAGTCTGGCTGATGCCCTGCTGTCTTCACCCATCCTGGCTGGAGAGGGAGGTGCAGTGTTGGGCCTGGGTGCCAGTGACTTTGAGTTTGGAGTGGATCCCAGTGCAGACCCAGAGCTGGCCTTG GCTCTGCGGGTATCCatggaggagcagagacaaCGGCAGGAGGATGAGGCTCGCAGAGCTGCTGTTGCATCAGCTGCTGAAGCTGGcatttcctctcctgctgcagatG AGTCTGAAGATGCCCTGTTGAAGATGTCTGTTCCCCTCACAGACTCATCCACACCTGCTCTACCAGACTTCAGCCGCATGACAGAGGATGAACAGATCGCCTATGCTCTGCAGATGTCCATGCAGGGAGCAGGAGCAG CAGAGTTTGGTGCTGAGGACATGGACACAGGAGCTGACATGGACTCCAGCAAGGCTAAG GATGAAGAGGACTACGATGTCATGCAGGATCCAGAGTTCCTCCAGAGCGTCCTGGAAAACCTTCCTGGAGTTGACCCCAACAATGAGGCCATCCGTAACGCCATGGGCTCTCTGGCTTCTCAGACTGGCTCCAAATCTGACACCaagaaggatgaggagaaaaagaaatga
- the LOC139334164 gene encoding serum amyloid P-component-like yields the protein MADLSGKVFVFPRETNRDHVKLQTSQTKFNFVTVCLRFQTDLTRNYGLFSLSTSTHSNDFVLFKINSEDVIRMHARDGGTDFLSLSFSPNTWHSMCATWRADNGLAQLWVDGKATIKRFIQTGPITGAPITILGQEQDSYGGGFDANQSFIGMITQVHMWDSVLTAADIKRYMNNKHFTPGNVFNWGNLDYETTGLVLVEEESEVM from the exons ATGGCAG ATCTGTCTGGCAAAGTGTTCGTCTTCCCCAGGGAGACTAACAGAGATCATGTGAAGCTCCAGACATCTCAAACCAAATTCAACTTtgtgactgtctgtctcag ATTTCAGACAGATCTCACCAGGAACTATGGCCTCTTCTCTTTGTCTACGTCCACGCACAGCAATGACTTTGTCCTATTTAAGATCAATTCAGAGGATGTGATCAGGATGCATGCTCGGGACGGGGGCACAGACTTCCTGTCGCTGTCATTTTCTCCAAACACCTGGCACTCTATGTGTGCCACATGGCGCGCTGACAATGGCTTGGCTCAGCTGTGGGTGGACGGCAAGGCGACCATCAAGAGATTCATCCAGACTGGGCCCATCACTGGAGCACCCATCACCATCCTGGGCCAGGAACAAGACTCCTATGGCGGCGGCTTCGATGCTAATCAATCTTTCATTGGTATGATTACCCAAGTCCACATGTGGGACTCTGTCCTCACTGCCGCTGACATCAAACGCTATATGAATAACAAACACTTCACTCCAGGCAATGTGTTCAACTGGGGAAACCTTGATTATGAAACCACAGGGCTGGTTTTGGTGGAGGAAGAGTCTGAAGTTATGTAA